One Corynebacterium yudongzhengii DNA window includes the following coding sequences:
- a CDS encoding cutinase family protein codes for MRKALTVIAVVLVIILIGGGVVQWLRTSDQAPIDDPFAGGPTAERAPGTTPAPSSEPEWCPAVQVISAPGTWESAPDDDPFNPQANPNSFMLSITQPLQEAYPIEQVRVWTVPYTAQFRNIQADHEMSYDDSREEGTRKVKDELRFVGETCPSTEFLLTGFSQGAVILGDVVSEIGQDKGPVSADRIRGAALIADGRRENGVGQNPGVELSGVGGEIALQPVNGLIQFVTPGATMRGARSGGFGALDNRVQQICSPDDAICDAPQDIGNGIERARDLIEAHGVHAMYAHNDAVIPSTTADAWVVDWAHNLINNPPER; via the coding sequence ATGAGAAAGGCCCTGACCGTCATCGCCGTGGTGCTGGTGATCATCCTCATCGGTGGCGGCGTCGTCCAGTGGCTGCGTACCTCCGACCAGGCGCCTATCGACGACCCGTTCGCCGGCGGGCCCACTGCCGAGCGCGCCCCGGGCACCACTCCGGCCCCGTCCTCGGAGCCGGAGTGGTGCCCGGCCGTCCAGGTGATCTCGGCGCCGGGTACGTGGGAGTCGGCACCGGACGACGACCCGTTCAACCCGCAGGCCAACCCGAATTCCTTCATGCTCTCGATCACGCAGCCTCTGCAGGAGGCGTACCCGATCGAGCAGGTGCGGGTCTGGACGGTGCCCTATACCGCCCAGTTCCGCAACATCCAGGCCGATCACGAGATGAGCTATGACGACTCCCGGGAGGAAGGCACCCGGAAGGTGAAAGACGAGCTGCGTTTCGTCGGCGAGACCTGCCCGTCGACCGAGTTCCTTCTGACTGGCTTCTCCCAGGGCGCGGTGATCTTGGGCGACGTAGTCAGCGAGATCGGCCAGGATAAGGGACCGGTCAGCGCCGATCGCATCCGCGGTGCCGCGCTCATCGCGGACGGCCGTCGGGAAAACGGCGTCGGGCAGAACCCGGGCGTCGAGCTTTCCGGCGTCGGCGGGGAGATCGCGTTGCAGCCGGTCAACGGGCTGATTCAGTTCGTCACCCCGGGCGCGACCATGCGCGGCGCCCGCTCGGGTGGCTTCGGGGCCCTCGACAACAGGGTCCAGCAGATCTGCTCTCCCGATGATGCGATCTGCGACGCCCCGCAGGACATCGGCAACGGCATCGAGCGGGCCCGCGATCTCATCGAGGCCCACGGTGTCCACGCCATGTACGCCCACAACGACGCCGTCATCCCCAGCACCACCGCGGATGCGTGGGTCGTGGACTGGGCACACAATCTTATTAACAATCCTCCCGAGCGTTAG
- a CDS encoding DUF732 domain-containing protein, with amino-acid sequence MKRLTNRAHATVGIAVILAGSLGLAACGESTVTSDDIAAESSSVEPLERDTESSENADKDKDKDKETSESTTAKSDSNSEPQAQDQAAREIDEIPESEAPATSPEDEDYLSALGEEDIDVNGLEDQLISTAWTVCADDPVANATSGAVGGQLVEQGRTELSSEEATRVVEEHAREIYCP; translated from the coding sequence ATGAAGCGTTTGACCAACCGCGCGCACGCGACGGTGGGCATCGCCGTCATCCTCGCCGGTTCGCTGGGGCTGGCCGCCTGCGGCGAGTCGACCGTGACCAGCGACGACATCGCCGCCGAGAGCTCGTCCGTGGAGCCGCTGGAGCGGGATACGGAGTCGAGCGAAAACGCCGACAAAGACAAAGACAAGGACAAAGAAACCTCCGAGTCCACCACGGCCAAAAGCGACAGCAACAGCGAGCCCCAGGCGCAGGACCAGGCCGCCCGGGAGATCGACGAGATCCCGGAGTCGGAAGCTCCTGCCACGAGCCCGGAGGACGAGGACTATCTGAGCGCCTTGGGCGAGGAGGATATCGACGTCAACGGCCTGGAGGATCAGCTGATCAGCACCGCCTGGACCGTGTGCGCCGACGACCCCGTCGCCAACGCCACCTCGGGTGCGGTGGGCGGCCAGCTCGTCGAGCAGGGCCGCACCGAGCTCTCGTCGGAGGAGGCCACCCGCGTGGTCGAGGAACACGCCCGCGAAATCTACTGCCCATAG
- a CDS encoding alpha/beta hydrolase-fold protein encodes MRDTANRSPRRNRRLRHPALLAIPTAAAVGLAVIPAVNAQNSSDLSSSLSSQFGGGPGSGFSDTARPEGNPARTPRETTYPVVENLPAGVEVNRVEWLSNRHIAIFMSSAAMPDEEIQVQMLLARDWHANPEKTFPEVWALDGLRARDDENGWTLETNIIEQYADRNVNVVLPVGGESSFYADWLEPDPNNGVHYMWETFLTQELIPVLDNAFRSNQKRAIVGLSMGGTAAVNLAERNPHLFDFVGSFSGYLDTTSSGMPEAITAAMLDAGGYSSTAMWGPLYSQGWIDHDPKLGIEALEDMTVYVSSGSGADDYGQENSVANGPANPAGVGLEILSRLTTQTFVDRAANTNTDVITRFRPSGVHSWEYWQFEMQEAWPIIAEALDIPEEDRGADCQPVGAIASVTADGQIGSCVNNEYPVGENGEGRAQDFRSGTAYWSPQTDVHALFGAINARYAEFGGPNGWLGFPKTGERSTPDGRGRYVHFENGSIYWTPQTGAYAIQKDMFDYWGSQGWENSHIKYPVAEAKAINGGWVQEFENGWLTESPDGTQRFIVHGAIADKYGEIDTANSELGFPTSNERSIRGGAFQEFENGNIYWSPATGAHAILYGDIFDAWGQEGWEQGRYGFPTADTETIPAGGLRQEFQNGTLEQINGLVREAN; translated from the coding sequence ATGCGCGACACCGCTAACCGTTCCCCGCGGCGCAACCGCCGCCTGCGTCACCCCGCCCTCCTCGCTATCCCGACTGCGGCCGCGGTCGGACTCGCTGTCATCCCGGCCGTCAACGCACAGAACTCCTCTGATCTGTCGTCGAGCTTGAGCTCCCAGTTCGGTGGTGGCCCCGGTTCCGGCTTCAGCGACACCGCCCGCCCAGAGGGCAACCCCGCTCGCACCCCGCGCGAGACGACGTACCCGGTCGTCGAGAATCTGCCGGCAGGTGTCGAGGTCAACCGCGTCGAGTGGCTGAGCAACCGCCACATCGCGATCTTCATGAGCTCCGCCGCCATGCCGGACGAGGAGATCCAGGTCCAGATGCTGCTGGCTCGCGACTGGCACGCGAACCCGGAGAAGACCTTCCCGGAGGTCTGGGCGCTCGACGGCCTGCGCGCGCGTGACGACGAAAACGGCTGGACCCTCGAGACCAACATCATCGAGCAGTACGCCGACCGCAACGTCAACGTCGTCCTGCCGGTGGGCGGCGAGTCCTCCTTCTACGCGGACTGGCTGGAGCCGGACCCGAATAACGGTGTCCACTACATGTGGGAGACGTTCCTCACCCAGGAGCTGATCCCGGTGCTGGATAACGCGTTCCGTTCGAACCAGAAGCGCGCGATCGTCGGCCTGTCGATGGGCGGCACCGCCGCGGTCAACCTGGCTGAGCGCAACCCGCACCTGTTCGACTTCGTCGGTTCTTTCTCCGGCTACCTGGACACCACCAGCTCGGGCATGCCTGAGGCCATTACCGCCGCCATGCTGGATGCCGGCGGCTACAGCTCGACTGCGATGTGGGGCCCGCTGTACTCTCAGGGCTGGATTGATCACGACCCGAAGCTCGGCATCGAGGCTTTGGAGGACATGACCGTCTACGTCTCCTCCGGCAGCGGCGCCGATGACTACGGCCAGGAGAACTCCGTGGCCAACGGCCCGGCGAACCCGGCCGGCGTCGGCCTGGAGATCCTGTCGCGCCTGACCACCCAGACCTTCGTGGATCGGGCGGCGAACACGAACACGGACGTCATCACGCGTTTCCGTCCCTCGGGCGTGCACTCGTGGGAGTACTGGCAGTTCGAGATGCAGGAGGCCTGGCCGATCATCGCCGAGGCCCTGGACATTCCGGAAGAAGACCGCGGCGCCGACTGCCAGCCGGTCGGGGCCATCGCGAGCGTGACCGCGGACGGCCAGATCGGCTCCTGCGTCAACAACGAATACCCCGTCGGCGAAAACGGCGAGGGCCGTGCCCAGGACTTCCGCTCCGGCACCGCCTACTGGTCCCCGCAGACCGACGTCCACGCCCTGTTCGGCGCCATCAACGCGCGCTACGCGGAGTTCGGCGGCCCGAACGGCTGGCTCGGCTTCCCGAAGACCGGCGAGCGCTCGACCCCGGACGGCCGCGGCCGCTACGTGCACTTCGAGAACGGTTCCATCTACTGGACCCCGCAGACCGGCGCGTACGCCATCCAGAAGGACATGTTCGACTACTGGGGCTCTCAGGGCTGGGAGAACTCGCACATCAAGTACCCCGTCGCGGAGGCGAAGGCCATCAATGGTGGTTGGGTCCAGGAGTTCGAAAACGGCTGGCTCACCGAGTCGCCGGACGGCACCCAGCGCTTCATCGTCCACGGCGCGATCGCGGATAAGTACGGCGAGATCGACACCGCTAACTCGGAGCTCGGCTTCCCGACCTCCAACGAGCGCTCTATCCGGGGTGGTGCCTTCCAGGAGTTCGAAAACGGCAACATCTACTGGTCGCCGGCCACCGGCGCGCACGCCATCCTCTACGGCGACATCTTCGACGCCTGGGGCCAGGAAGGCTGGGAGCAGGGACGCTACGGCTTCCCGACGGCCGACACCGAGACCATCCCGGCCGGCGGGCTGCGTCAGGAGTTCCAGAACGGCACCTTGGAGCAGATTAACGGCCTAGTGAGGGAGGCCAACTGA
- a CDS encoding alpha/beta hydrolase, translated as MSTITAGAQRVARMALALVTAVTLAVTLMLVPNNSAQAQDNRGWLRPDATGTCEWDPNVQYWVQRCDVWSASMGRSIPVQIVPAARGGNAALYLLDGLRATERTNAWVNDTNAARTYENTNITLVMPVGGTASFYADWAGPATYDLQNPVKYQWETFLTSELPDYLQRYFGVAPNNNSVAGLSMGGTAAINLASRHPDQFRQALSFSGYLTMTLPGAQTLLRVALLDAGGFNVNAMYGSMLNPRRFENDPFLNMGGLRGTDVYVSAASGIPSPADQNIAPQHVASGAALEMISNLSTRLYAGKARFEGINLTENYPPTGLHNWNQFGYQLDITKGRVLDVMNAY; from the coding sequence ATGTCTACCATCACCGCTGGCGCGCAACGCGTCGCCCGCATGGCATTGGCGCTGGTTACTGCGGTTACCCTCGCTGTGACCCTGATGCTGGTCCCCAACAACTCTGCGCAGGCACAGGATAACCGTGGCTGGCTGCGCCCGGATGCCACCGGCACCTGCGAGTGGGATCCGAACGTCCAATACTGGGTCCAGCGTTGTGACGTCTGGTCGGCGTCCATGGGCCGCAGCATCCCGGTCCAGATCGTGCCGGCTGCCCGCGGCGGTAACGCCGCGCTGTACCTGCTCGACGGCCTGCGTGCCACCGAGCGCACCAACGCGTGGGTGAACGACACCAACGCCGCGCGCACCTACGAGAACACCAACATCACCCTCGTGATGCCGGTCGGCGGTACCGCGTCCTTCTACGCGGACTGGGCGGGTCCGGCCACCTATGACCTGCAGAACCCGGTCAAGTACCAGTGGGAGACCTTCCTAACCAGTGAGCTGCCGGACTACCTGCAGCGTTACTTCGGCGTCGCCCCGAACAACAACTCCGTCGCCGGCCTGTCCATGGGCGGCACCGCGGCGATCAACCTGGCGTCGCGCCACCCGGACCAGTTCCGTCAGGCCCTGTCCTTCTCCGGCTACCTGACCATGACCCTGCCGGGTGCGCAGACCCTGCTGCGCGTCGCACTTCTCGACGCCGGCGGCTTCAACGTCAACGCCATGTACGGCTCGATGCTCAACCCGCGCCGCTTCGAGAACGACCCGTTCCTCAACATGGGCGGCCTGCGCGGCACGGATGTCTACGTCTCCGCGGCCTCCGGCATCCCGTCCCCGGCGGATCAGAACATCGCGCCGCAGCACGTGGCCTCCGGCGCTGCGCTGGAGATGATCTCTAACCTCTCCACCCGCCTCTACGCCGGCAAGGCTCGCTTCGAGGGCATCAACCTCACCGAGAACTACCCGCCGACCGGCCTGCACAACTGGAACCAGTTCGGCTACCAGCTCGACATCACTAAGGGTCGCGTCCTGGACGTCATGAACGCTTACTAG
- the zomB gene encoding flagellar motor control protein ZomB: MTTALRAEVDDPGEHDHLRGDAARLLTPVTVAASVVAIGLIAAIGGWMRRWMSDDGLIVLRTVRNLLAGNGPVFNAGERVEANTSTLWQYLITLGSLISDARLETIALWLALILTVLAGVIAAVGAAWFHGLRSGLVYLPLGGLIYFALPPARDFATSGLEWGLSIFWLAVWWVLLVWWVTYAHEASRSEAGRHRLPSGPPRDWPTYILAFWCGLSWLVRPELALYGGVTGIVLLVAVRRPHQIAGILAAALPVPLGYQIFRMGYYGLLTPHTAVAKSASDAQWEAGFEYLHDLNSPYLLVIPIVAALVAAAALLLRAAGGRGERDVVADGVAESATAPGWRGVLRTRAGIAALVPAVAVLHIAYVLRVGGDFMHARMWLLPLFAILMPVMVVPVVDYYRGRTTDVLALLAAAVVVVWAWIVMSRGTDHVDWQDFEAGGKEIVDEREFWTYHTGRERGNPPLVAADFTDVPEFGTWPQGIEEMLDDNAAVMMPYAIDGKKETGWYVIDRAAGDTESEHLPPSAYHLNLGMTSANAPLNVRVLDTVGLATPLAARQPRDEDGRIGHDKTLPWAWQVADTDADVTDIPGWIDVDDTLAARAALRTPEISELLASYREPMSAQRFFSNIAWAFGSGRSLEVPEDGCELLDDHTIARLERQAAEIVSQG, from the coding sequence ATGACCACGGCACTACGCGCTGAGGTGGACGACCCCGGGGAGCACGACCACCTGCGAGGCGATGCCGCCAGGCTGCTCACCCCGGTCACTGTTGCCGCCTCGGTAGTGGCTATCGGGCTGATCGCCGCCATCGGCGGCTGGATGCGGCGCTGGATGAGCGACGACGGGCTTATCGTCCTTCGCACCGTCCGCAACCTCCTGGCCGGCAACGGCCCGGTGTTCAACGCCGGCGAGCGCGTCGAGGCGAACACCTCCACGCTCTGGCAATACCTGATCACGCTCGGCTCGCTTATCAGCGATGCCCGCCTAGAGACGATCGCCCTGTGGCTCGCGCTCATACTCACGGTGCTGGCCGGGGTGATTGCCGCGGTGGGCGCTGCCTGGTTCCACGGCCTGCGCTCAGGGCTTGTCTACCTGCCGCTGGGCGGTCTCATCTACTTCGCGCTGCCGCCGGCGCGCGACTTCGCCACCTCCGGACTCGAGTGGGGCTTATCGATCTTCTGGCTTGCCGTATGGTGGGTGCTTCTGGTCTGGTGGGTGACCTACGCGCACGAGGCTTCGCGCTCGGAGGCGGGACGCCACCGCCTGCCGAGCGGACCGCCGCGAGACTGGCCCACCTACATACTCGCCTTCTGGTGTGGGCTGTCCTGGCTGGTCCGCCCCGAGCTGGCCCTCTACGGCGGGGTGACGGGCATCGTGCTGCTTGTGGCGGTGCGCCGCCCACACCAGATCGCCGGCATCCTCGCCGCCGCGCTGCCGGTGCCGCTGGGATACCAGATCTTCCGCATGGGCTACTACGGGCTGCTCACCCCGCACACGGCGGTGGCCAAGTCCGCCTCGGATGCGCAGTGGGAGGCTGGTTTTGAGTACCTGCACGATCTTAACTCTCCTTATCTTCTGGTGATTCCGATAGTCGCCGCGCTCGTCGCGGCGGCGGCGCTGCTTCTGCGCGCCGCGGGGGGGCGCGGGGAGCGCGACGTTGTTGCTGACGGTGTTGCTGAGTCGGCCACCGCGCCGGGCTGGCGTGGTGTGCTGCGCACCCGTGCCGGGATCGCCGCGCTCGTGCCGGCGGTTGCGGTGTTGCATATCGCGTATGTGCTGCGTGTCGGCGGCGACTTCATGCACGCGCGCATGTGGCTGCTGCCGCTGTTCGCCATCCTCATGCCGGTGATGGTGGTCCCGGTCGTGGACTACTACCGCGGCCGGACCACCGACGTGCTGGCTCTGCTCGCGGCGGCCGTCGTGGTGGTGTGGGCCTGGATCGTCATGAGCCGGGGCACCGACCACGTCGACTGGCAGGACTTCGAGGCCGGCGGAAAAGAGATCGTCGACGAGCGCGAGTTCTGGACCTACCACACCGGCCGCGAGCGCGGGAACCCGCCGCTGGTGGCGGCCGACTTCACCGACGTGCCGGAGTTCGGCACCTGGCCGCAGGGCATCGAGGAGATGCTCGACGACAACGCCGCGGTCATGATGCCCTACGCCATCGATGGGAAGAAGGAGACCGGCTGGTACGTCATCGACCGCGCCGCCGGCGATACGGAAAGCGAGCACCTGCCGCCGAGCGCCTATCACCTCAACCTCGGCATGACCAGCGCCAACGCCCCGCTCAACGTCCGGGTGCTGGACACGGTCGGCTTGGCGACGCCGCTGGCCGCCCGCCAACCCCGCGACGAAGACGGCCGGATCGGCCACGACAAGACCCTGCCGTGGGCCTGGCAGGTCGCCGACACCGACGCCGATGTCACCGACATCCCGGGCTGGATCGATGTCGACGACACACTTGCCGCCCGCGCCGCCCTGCGCACCCCCGAGATCTCCGAATTGCTCGCGAGCTACCGCGAGCCGATGAGCGCGCAGCGCTTCTTCAGCAACATCGCTTGGGCGTTCGGTAGCGGCCGGAGCCTGGAGGTTCCCGAGGATGGCTGCGAGCTTCTCGACGACCACACGATCGCCCGCCTCGAGCGCCAAGCCGCCGAGATAGTTTCTCAAGGGTAA
- a CDS encoding decaprenyl-phosphate phosphoribosyltransferase, which yields MGHPRTYPAEGTPGIFHSEPHTEAIDNTRKRQAPKNLPDAMLKSLRPKQWVKNVLVVAAPLAAGFEAFTLRTLIDVILAFVVFCLAASSIYLVNDAKDVDSDREHPTKRFRPIASGMLPINLAYAMAVILIVASVGLSLLATEGTGLAIVAVVYIGLQLGYCFGWKHIPVIDIALVSSGFMLRAMAGGVAAGIVLSQWFLLVAAFGSLFMAAGKRYAELLLSERTGAKIRKSLRGYTQTYLRFVWTVAAAAVVMSYALWGFELSNSVADAAAIWYQVSMVPFIIAILRFASAVDRGDGGAPDELALQDRVLLVLALLWLACIVMGVYVVPALS from the coding sequence ATCGGCCACCCCCGCACCTATCCGGCGGAGGGCACCCCGGGAATCTTCCACTCGGAGCCGCACACCGAGGCCATCGACAACACGCGCAAGCGCCAGGCCCCGAAGAACCTTCCCGACGCGATGCTCAAGTCGCTGCGGCCGAAGCAGTGGGTCAAAAACGTCCTCGTCGTCGCCGCGCCGCTCGCCGCCGGCTTCGAGGCGTTCACGCTGCGCACGCTTATCGACGTCATCCTCGCCTTCGTCGTCTTCTGCCTCGCGGCGAGCTCCATCTACTTGGTCAACGACGCCAAGGACGTCGACAGCGACCGCGAACATCCCACCAAGCGCTTCCGCCCGATCGCGTCGGGCATGCTGCCGATCAACCTGGCGTATGCGATGGCGGTCATCCTCATCGTCGCCTCGGTGGGCCTGTCGCTGCTCGCCACCGAGGGCACGGGCCTGGCGATCGTCGCGGTCGTCTACATCGGCCTGCAGCTGGGCTACTGCTTCGGCTGGAAGCATATCCCGGTGATCGACATCGCGCTGGTCTCCTCGGGTTTCATGCTGCGCGCCATGGCCGGCGGTGTCGCCGCCGGCATCGTCTTGAGCCAGTGGTTCCTTCTGGTTGCCGCCTTCGGCTCGCTGTTCATGGCCGCCGGCAAGCGCTACGCCGAGCTGCTGCTCTCCGAGCGCACGGGCGCGAAGATCCGCAAGTCCCTGCGCGGCTACACCCAGACCTACCTGCGCTTCGTGTGGACGGTCGCGGCTGCCGCCGTCGTCATGTCCTACGCCCTGTGGGGTTTCGAGCTGTCCAACTCCGTCGCCGACGCCGCCGCGATCTGGTACCAGGTCTCGATGGTCCCGTTCATCATCGCCATCCTGCGCTTCGCCTCCGCGGTCGACCGCGGCGACGGCGGTGCGCCCGACGAACTCGCCCTCCAGGACCGCGTCCTGCTCGTGCTCGCGCTGCTGTGGCTGGCCTGCATCGTCATGGGCGTCTACGTGGTCCCGGCGCTGTCCTAG
- a CDS encoding phosphatase PAP2 family protein, translating to MPSNAISESISRLEAAEADVLVVLQRAIGDNPQIYAGARGLSHLGEHALGWLLLAGGGFVVDKRRRRQWFAVGTAAFCSHAASVVIKRVVRRRRPDDERITVGVGTPSKLSFPSSHATSTTATMVALADMTGNKLPLVGIPVMMISRMVLGVHYPTDTLAGAAIGATTARACMETERSTR from the coding sequence ATGCCCAGTAACGCCATAAGCGAGTCGATCTCGCGCCTGGAGGCCGCGGAGGCCGACGTACTCGTCGTCCTCCAGCGCGCCATCGGCGATAACCCGCAGATCTACGCCGGCGCCCGGGGCCTGTCGCATCTCGGCGAGCACGCCCTCGGTTGGTTGCTTCTAGCGGGGGGAGGGTTTGTCGTCGATAAGCGCCGCCGGAGGCAGTGGTTCGCCGTGGGCACCGCGGCCTTCTGCTCGCACGCGGCTTCCGTGGTGATCAAGCGGGTGGTGCGCCGGCGCCGGCCGGACGACGAGCGCATCACCGTGGGCGTGGGCACGCCATCGAAGCTGTCGTTTCCTTCGTCACACGCGACGTCGACGACGGCGACGATGGTGGCGCTGGCGGACATGACCGGCAATAAACTGCCGCTTGTCGGTATCCCGGTGATGATGATCTCGCGTATGGTTCTCGGCGTGCACTACCCGACGGACACTCTCGCCGGTGCCGCGATCGGGGCGACCACCGCCCGGGCATGCATGGAGACGGAAAGGAGCACCCGGTGA
- a CDS encoding glycosyltransferase, translated as MNTPNPTVATDRILSRILLPRQGEPQDVRMLYLVENEDNKERLHWDNRFSVRVPGGAEASFETYFNAFPASYWRRWSQLDSVQLTMRIDGTASISIYRSKSNGTRVAIDTHLVTDERVTFDLALKNFEDGGWLWFDVTAETDTTISEAAWVAPVDAGEQQLPDGRTIPASERRVSVGIPTFNRPADAVAALEALTEDPVIDDMIDAVLMPDQGTQHPADEPGYEAAVEKVGGRFHEFRQGNLGGSGGYSRIMYEALGDGAAGAAESPFVLYMDDDIAIEPDSILRAVQAARYAASPIIVGGQMLNLQERSQLRTMGEAVGTHDFMWTAAAHSVYDHDFAHYPLGFLGHDRDRKNPDAYNSRALHRRIDVDYNGWWMCLFPRVVAQEIGQPLPLFIKWDDAEYSLRAAAHGFATVTWPGAAIWHMAWADKDDAIDWQAYFHLRNRLIVAALHHDGDAEGIVRSMRKSTFKHIACMEYSTLAIQIEAMRDFLAGPDQLFEILDTALPRIQNVRKKYSDAVVIDSAAELPAATGAPGVPLKDVGGRLAKIKKIPWLLKGVKHLLSSEDPRHHAAPQLNLTAEEARWFTLSRVDSATVSTAGGTGVAFRKRDRALAQELVEETRRVHKEIVECFDEMKNTYRAAFADLTSRESWKQVFDAQ; from the coding sequence GTGAACACACCGAATCCCACTGTCGCGACCGATCGCATCCTCTCCCGTATCCTGCTGCCCCGCCAGGGCGAGCCGCAGGACGTGCGGATGCTCTACCTCGTCGAAAACGAGGACAACAAGGAGCGCCTGCACTGGGATAACCGTTTCTCCGTGCGGGTCCCCGGCGGCGCCGAGGCCTCGTTCGAGACCTACTTCAATGCCTTCCCCGCCTCCTACTGGCGTCGCTGGTCCCAGCTGGATTCGGTCCAGTTGACGATGCGTATCGACGGCACCGCCTCGATCTCGATCTATCGCTCGAAGTCGAACGGCACCCGCGTGGCCATCGACACCCACCTGGTCACCGACGAGCGCGTCACCTTCGACCTGGCGCTGAAGAACTTCGAAGACGGCGGCTGGCTCTGGTTCGACGTCACGGCCGAGACGGACACCACGATCTCCGAGGCCGCGTGGGTCGCCCCGGTCGACGCCGGCGAGCAGCAGCTTCCCGACGGCCGCACCATCCCCGCCTCCGAGCGCCGCGTCAGCGTCGGCATCCCCACGTTCAACCGCCCGGCCGATGCGGTCGCCGCCCTCGAGGCGCTTACCGAGGACCCGGTCATCGACGACATGATCGACGCCGTGCTCATGCCCGATCAGGGCACCCAGCACCCGGCGGATGAGCCGGGGTACGAGGCGGCCGTCGAGAAGGTCGGCGGGCGTTTCCACGAGTTCCGCCAGGGTAACCTCGGCGGCTCGGGAGGCTACTCGCGCATCATGTACGAGGCCTTGGGCGACGGCGCCGCCGGCGCGGCCGAGAGCCCGTTCGTGTTGTACATGGACGACGACATCGCCATCGAACCTGATTCCATCCTGCGCGCCGTGCAGGCGGCTCGTTATGCGGCCAGCCCGATCATCGTCGGCGGCCAAATGCTCAACCTGCAGGAACGTTCGCAGCTGCGGACGATGGGCGAGGCCGTCGGCACGCATGATTTCATGTGGACCGCTGCCGCACACAGCGTCTATGACCACGACTTCGCCCACTACCCGCTCGGTTTCTTGGGCCATGACCGCGACCGCAAGAACCCCGACGCCTATAACTCGCGGGCGCTGCACCGGCGCATCGACGTCGACTACAACGGCTGGTGGATGTGCCTGTTCCCGCGCGTGGTCGCCCAAGAGATCGGGCAGCCGCTGCCGCTGTTCATCAAGTGGGATGACGCCGAATACTCCTTACGCGCCGCCGCCCATGGCTTTGCGACGGTCACGTGGCCCGGTGCCGCCATCTGGCACATGGCCTGGGCCGACAAGGACGACGCGATCGACTGGCAGGCCTACTTCCACCTGCGCAACCGGCTCATCGTCGCCGCGCTGCACCACGACGGCGACGCCGAAGGCATCGTGCGCTCCATGCGGAAGTCCACCTTCAAGCACATCGCGTGCATGGAGTACTCGACGCTCGCGATCCAGATCGAAGCGATGCGCGACTTCCTCGCCGGCCCGGATCAGCTCTTCGAGATCCTCGACACCGCCCTGCCGCGCATCCAGAACGTGCGCAAGAAGTACTCGGATGCGGTGGTGATCGACTCCGCCGCCGAGCTGCCGGCCGCCACCGGCGCGCCGGGCGTGCCGCTCAAAGACGTCGGCGGGCGCCTGGCCAAGATCAAGAAGATCCCCTGGCTCCTCAAGGGCGTTAAGCACCTGCTGAGCAGCGAAGACCCGCGCCACCACGCAGCCCCGCAGCTCAACCTCACCGCCGAGGAGGCGCGCTGGTTTACGCTGTCTCGGGTGGATTCGGCGACCGTGTCCACCGCGGGCGGCACCGGGGTGGCCTTCCGCAAGCGCGACCGGGCGCTGGCCCAGGAGCTGGTCGAGGAGACCCGCCGGGTGCACAAAGAGATCGTCGAGTGCTTCGACGAGATGAAAAACACCTACCGCGCCGCTTTTGCGGACCTGACCTCGCGGGAGAGCTGGAAGCAGGTCTTCGATGCCCAGTAA